The following are from one region of the Dreissena polymorpha isolate Duluth1 chromosome 2, UMN_Dpol_1.0, whole genome shotgun sequence genome:
- the LOC127868122 gene encoding uncharacterized protein LOC127868122 has translation MATSVDSVHKSSDSVKDYLCSPCESKNKEASAEIFCETCLKCFCEECLHYHDHIFVNHLKYGRGETNKWPLTKTMEDLLLKCDVHNNKKLKMFCQDHKQLCCSDCVLLNHRQCTNLALISESLKQLSVDMKQFSNKIQTILAEINKFKRTQEDSIQSVEGSYSEKLQEIRDQRKKLNAALDELEKTTLKELDEIRTILQISLKKDVDNCSRLKDELQQLSEAVQGLCDKSKKEMEFIASRKCLDKIHESETYLRKNPVKVQSSLIFHVNTDIEQYLSQQSSLGRIVHSIQSLTLKMIPDQVMTVKRKFEYNVKIPSDTAPNCSIIGICSLPSGHVIVADRTNKKVKLLDKSYNVSSHCDVSGSPWDIYPITSSEVAVTVNCDVQFISISNGQLVIGRKMQLSHAAVGIAHHQGAVYITNGTALYHYTLTGTLVKKIYEDPAVLYTTVFKCALSPDSERIFVTNYTNNKLLTLAKDGARLLTFTDSDLQNPHSLHVTPAGQVLVCAYASKTVIQVDHEGRKKLATLASKTDGVSKPLSVCYNTNTDQIIVGEYNNKIIVIELQ, from the exons ATGGCAACTTCTGTAGATTCAGTTCATAAATCTTCAGATTCAGTGAAGGACTATTTGTGTAGCCCTTGCGAAAGTAAAAATAAAGAAGCAAGTGCTGAAATTTTTTGTGAAACTTGTTTGAAGTGTTTTTGTGAAGAATGCCTTCATTATCATGATCATATATTTGTAAACCATTTGAAATATGGAAGGGGAGAAACAAATAAATGGCCTTTAACAAAAACAATGGAGGATTTGCTACTGAAATGCGATGTTCACAACAACaagaaactgaaaatgttttgCCAGGACCACAAACAGCTGTGCTGCTCTGACTGTGTTTTACTGAATCACAG ACAATGTACCAATTTGGCCCTAATTTCTGAATCACTCAAACAGCTGTCAGTGGATATGAAGCAGTTTTCAAACAAAATTCAAACAATTCTTGCTGAAATAAATAAGTTCAAGAGAACACAAGAGGACAGCATACAGTCCGTGGAGGGATCATATAgtgaaaaactgcaagaaatcaGAGACCAGCGTAAGAAATTAAATGCTGCTTTGGATGAACTAGAAAAAACTACTttgaaagaattggatgaaattAGGACCATATTGCAAATCTCTCTTAAGAAAGATGTTGACAACTGCAGCAGACTGAAGGATGAACTCCAACAACTCAGTGAAGCTGTACAGGGCCTTTGTGATAAGAGCAAGAAAGAAATGGAGTTCATAGCCAGCAGGAAATGTCTGGACAAAATACACGAGTCTGAGACTTATCTAAGAAAGAACCCTGTAAAGGTTCAGAGTTCACTGATATTCCATGTAAACACAGACATTGAGCAGTACCTGTCTCAACAGTCTAGTCTAGGGAGGATTGTACACAGCATCCAGTCGCTCACACTCAAAATGATTCCAGACCAGGTGATGACTGTGAAGAGGAAGTTTGAGTATAATGTGAAAATACCAAGTGACACAGCTCCTAATTGCTCTATCATAGGCATTTGCAGCCTGCCTAGTGGTCATGTCATTGTTGCAGATCGCACAAATAAGAAGGTGAAACTGTTGGACAAAAGTTACAATGTGTCCAGTCACTGTGATGTGTCTGGTTCTCCATGGGACATTTACCCAATAACGTCCAGTGAGGTTGCTGTTACTGTTAATTGTGATGTACAGTTTATCTCTATTAGTAATGGGCAGCTGGTGATTGGGAGGAAAATGCAGTTATCACATGCTGCTGTTGGCATTGCCCACCATCAGGGAGCAGTGTATATCACCAATGGCACTGCTCTCTACCATTACACACTGACTGGGACACTTGTGAAAAAGATTTATGAGGATCCAGCAGTATTATACACTACAG tGTTCAAATGTGCACTAAGTCCTGATAGTGAACGGATCTTTGTCACTAACTATACAAACAACAAGCTTCTCACACTGGCCAAAGATGGAGCCCGACTGTTGACCTTCACTGACTCTGATCTACAGAACCCACATAGTTTACATGTAACACCTGCTGGACAGGTCCTTGTTTGCGCATATGCCTCCAAGACTGTGATACAGGTGGATCATGAGGGAAGAAAGAAGCTGGCAACTCTTGCTTCAAAAACAGATGGAGTGAGCAAACCATTGTCTGTCTGCTACAATACCAACACTGACCAGATCATTGTGGGAgaatataacaataaaatcattgtTATTGAATTGCAATAG